The following are from one region of the Sandaracinus amylolyticus genome:
- a CDS encoding alkaline phosphatase family protein: MPSYAVLTTTLGGPIGPRGGESFALPPVAPGPLTVRAFAVVEETPPRPRPRPRPRPGDDYVEPEPVVREIELDVEIVRGATVVATGHGSMTYAVPELASNYSVRVKNGSARERECVIEVRYTSQRSILSRRLPLAFFRRKFDEFVNDRRDPLVQLRVHGHELRVTIARDLAELHGIPPLVKDLGHLEADLPGPFNPDISIHDLNSNSIEIDAIIVNRPGSSSLETAAITVELGFETDGVEIRLNNFGDVDLQKLELRVQFALVRTSFGGTGMVGVRPTVTADVKATLNNGPNGIARQKVKETLESKGTEALLAIDLQHTMSKVLTRWLIGGLWDVRDVGLDGTDIVITYVEPAVGTLVDPFPETPQPPLVPGNLSKIEHIVVVMMENRSFDHMLGHLRLAGRADIDGYRGDERNVYKSRVYTPAPLASTTFEHSPCHDFDCVLNQVQGDMGGFVADFAHRYESRGADLGSVMGYHTGAQLPVYSLLAEEFAVCNRWFSAHPGPTWPNRFYTVTGRLNRDSFGRFEYDNPDLDLFAPVLAKTIFDHLKSRGVSWRYYEHGYCFLRLFHNFLGDVENVLPATRFFEDVAAGTLPSVAFLDPDYIDVPPGNDDHPPADVRNGQRFVGRVVDALMRGPKWDKTLFLLTYDEHGGFYDHVKPPAAVDVCGVDEYGPRVPGFVISPWVERRRAFDNVLDHTSILKTIVRRFCAANPPDLGARVREANDVEPLLSLAAPRTDRPSIPIPEAVAAREPVALRRIAPGSRDFHDLLRVARERYPVRRPQRVISTVLDPLGGGGGLIGRTR, from the coding sequence ATGCCGAGTTACGCCGTGTTGACCACGACCCTCGGGGGCCCGATCGGCCCGCGGGGCGGCGAGTCGTTCGCGTTGCCGCCGGTCGCGCCGGGGCCGCTCACAGTGCGGGCATTTGCCGTCGTCGAGGAGACGCCGCCACGCCCGCGCCCGCGCCCGCGCCCGAGGCCAGGAGACGACTACGTCGAGCCGGAGCCCGTCGTCCGCGAGATCGAGCTCGACGTCGAGATCGTACGGGGCGCGACCGTCGTCGCGACCGGGCACGGGTCCATGACCTACGCAGTGCCCGAGCTCGCGTCGAACTACTCGGTGCGGGTGAAGAACGGGAGCGCGCGTGAGCGTGAGTGCGTGATCGAGGTCCGCTATACGAGCCAGCGATCGATTCTCTCGCGCCGCCTCCCGCTCGCGTTCTTCCGCCGCAAGTTCGACGAATTCGTGAACGACCGGCGCGACCCGCTCGTGCAGCTGCGGGTGCACGGGCACGAGCTCCGCGTGACGATCGCGCGTGATCTCGCCGAGCTCCACGGGATTCCGCCACTCGTCAAAGACCTCGGGCACCTGGAGGCTGACCTTCCCGGCCCCTTCAATCCCGACATATCGATCCACGACCTCAACTCCAACTCGATCGAGATCGACGCCATCATCGTCAATCGTCCGGGGTCGAGCTCGCTCGAGACCGCGGCGATCACCGTGGAGCTCGGGTTCGAGACCGATGGCGTCGAGATCCGACTCAACAACTTCGGCGACGTCGACCTCCAGAAGCTCGAGCTACGAGTGCAATTCGCGCTCGTGCGCACCTCGTTCGGGGGAACGGGGATGGTCGGTGTCCGACCGACCGTCACTGCCGACGTGAAGGCGACGCTCAACAACGGGCCGAACGGAATCGCGCGGCAGAAGGTCAAAGAGACGCTGGAGAGCAAGGGAACCGAGGCGCTGCTCGCGATCGATCTCCAGCACACGATGTCGAAGGTCCTCACGCGCTGGCTGATCGGCGGGCTCTGGGACGTGCGCGACGTGGGCCTCGACGGCACCGACATCGTGATCACCTATGTCGAGCCCGCGGTCGGCACGCTCGTCGATCCTTTCCCCGAGACCCCGCAGCCGCCTCTCGTCCCGGGCAATCTCTCGAAGATCGAGCACATCGTCGTCGTGATGATGGAGAATCGATCCTTCGATCACATGCTCGGCCACCTGCGCCTCGCCGGCCGCGCAGACATCGACGGATATCGCGGCGACGAGCGCAACGTGTACAAGTCGCGCGTCTACACGCCCGCGCCGCTCGCGTCGACGACGTTCGAGCACAGTCCCTGTCACGACTTCGACTGCGTGCTGAATCAGGTGCAGGGCGACATGGGCGGTTTCGTCGCCGACTTCGCCCATCGATACGAGTCGCGCGGGGCGGATTTGGGATCGGTGATGGGATATCACACCGGTGCTCAGCTCCCGGTGTACTCCCTCCTCGCGGAGGAGTTCGCGGTCTGCAACCGCTGGTTCTCCGCGCATCCCGGGCCGACCTGGCCGAATCGGTTCTACACGGTCACCGGACGCCTCAATCGCGACTCGTTCGGGCGATTCGAGTACGACAATCCCGATCTCGATCTATTCGCGCCGGTGCTCGCGAAGACCATCTTCGATCATCTGAAGTCGCGAGGCGTGAGCTGGAGATATTACGAGCACGGCTATTGTTTCCTGCGCCTCTTCCACAACTTCCTCGGCGACGTCGAGAACGTGCTGCCGGCGACCCGCTTCTTCGAGGACGTCGCGGCCGGCACGCTGCCCTCGGTCGCGTTCCTCGATCCCGACTACATCGACGTTCCTCCGGGCAACGACGACCATCCTCCGGCGGACGTGCGGAACGGACAGCGCTTCGTCGGCCGAGTCGTCGACGCGCTGATGCGCGGGCCGAAGTGGGACAAGACGCTGTTCTTGCTCACCTACGACGAGCACGGCGGGTTCTACGACCACGTGAAACCGCCGGCCGCCGTCGACGTGTGCGGCGTCGACGAGTACGGCCCGCGGGTCCCGGGCTTCGTGATCTCGCCGTGGGTCGAGCGGCGCCGCGCGTTCGACAACGTGCTCGATCACACGTCGATCCTGAAGACGATCGTGCGCCGCTTCTGCGCCGCCAACCCGCCGGACCTCGGCGCGCGAGTGCGCGAGGCGAACGACGTCGAGCCGCTGCTCTCGCTCGCGGCGCCGCGCACCGATCGACCGAGCATCCCGATCCCCGAGGCCGTGGCGGCGCGTGAGCCGGTCGCGCTACGCAGAATCGCCCCGGGCTCGCGCGACTTCCACGATCTCTTGCGGGTCGCGCGAGAGAGATATCCGGTCCGCCGGCCTCAGCGCGTGATCAGTACGGTGCTCGATCCGCTCGGCGGCGGCGGCGGCCTGATCGGTCGAACGCGCTGA
- a CDS encoding four helix bundle protein has product MSGNDGVLDVEVVAERAVARLGENAERLRTRSRWLADQIERAAGSLLLNLGEQRHNTRGNRRLRLETAAGSASELRRALRFARLYRHLDDAVCEEIDRDLDRVLAMIWRMRQRCGT; this is encoded by the coding sequence ATGAGCGGGAACGATGGTGTGCTGGACGTCGAGGTGGTGGCCGAACGCGCGGTCGCGCGACTGGGCGAGAATGCCGAGCGGCTGAGGACGCGAAGCCGATGGCTCGCCGATCAGATCGAGCGCGCAGCAGGGAGTCTGCTGCTCAATCTCGGAGAGCAGCGACACAACACGCGCGGCAATCGACGACTGCGTCTCGAGACTGCAGCAGGCAGCGCGAGCGAGCTGCGTCGCGCGCTGCGATTCGCGCGCCTGTATCGACACCTCGATGACGCGGTGTGCGAAGAGATCGATCGGGATCTCGATCGCGTGCTCGCGATGATCTGGCGAATGCGTCAGCGCTGCGGCACCTGA
- a CDS encoding AAA family ATPase — translation MLWDTVPDRGAYPFAIPAIAKLERLELHPEVTFFVGENGSGKSTLLEAIAIKAGFNPEGGTKNFTGAFRPSESELHAHLRLARGATREERGFFLRAETMFNVATQAESYWASRSLHEMSHGESFLWVAMNRFGRRGLYLLDEPESALSPTRQLSFLARMRQLVHAGSQFVISTHSPILLAYPGARIVQLGADGIDLVRYEETEHYAVTRHFLQDPAASLERLFRDIEEED, via the coding sequence ATGCTCTGGGACACCGTTCCCGATCGCGGCGCGTATCCCTTCGCCATCCCGGCGATCGCGAAGCTCGAGCGGCTCGAGCTGCACCCCGAGGTGACGTTCTTCGTGGGCGAGAACGGCTCGGGCAAGTCCACGCTGCTCGAGGCGATCGCGATCAAGGCGGGCTTCAACCCCGAGGGCGGCACCAAGAATTTCACCGGCGCGTTCCGGCCCAGCGAGTCCGAGCTCCACGCGCACCTGCGCCTCGCGCGCGGCGCGACGCGCGAAGAGCGTGGCTTCTTCCTGCGCGCCGAGACGATGTTCAACGTCGCGACCCAGGCCGAGTCCTATTGGGCGTCGCGCTCGCTGCACGAGATGTCGCACGGCGAGTCGTTCCTCTGGGTCGCGATGAACCGCTTCGGACGTCGCGGCCTCTATCTGCTCGACGAGCCCGAGTCCGCGCTCTCACCAACTCGACAGCTCAGCTTCTTGGCGCGCATGAGGCAGCTCGTGCACGCGGGATCGCAGTTCGTGATCTCCACGCACTCGCCGATCCTCCTCGCGTATCCCGGCGCGCGCATCGTCCAGCTCGGCGCCGACGGGATCGACCTCGTGCGCTACGAAGAGACCGAGCACTACGCGGTCACGCGGCACTTCCTCCAGGACCCTGCCGCGAGCCTCGAGCGCTTGTTCCGCGACATCGAGGAGGAGGACTGA
- a CDS encoding class I SAM-dependent methyltransferase has product MRHRDGSAGDADYGRIGIGYASHRRPDPRIAACILDALGDARTVLNVGAGAGSYEPRDRDVTAVEPSASMRAQRPADLPAAIDGTAESLPFDDDTFDASMATFTVHQWSDLSAGLAEMRRVTRGPVLVLSCDPTALDRFWLARYAPEVIATEARRYPAIDMLVHLLGACDVISVPIPLDCTDGFGEAFYGRPERLLDPEVRRAQSAWSFVEPAAIERATRELAHDLEHGIWDARYGALRTAPTFDGSLRLVVARSGQRDQ; this is encoded by the coding sequence ATGCGACACCGAGACGGGAGCGCGGGCGACGCGGACTACGGGCGCATCGGGATCGGATACGCGTCGCATCGCCGCCCCGATCCACGCATCGCGGCGTGCATCCTCGACGCGCTCGGCGACGCGAGGACGGTGCTCAACGTCGGTGCGGGCGCGGGCTCCTACGAGCCGCGCGATCGCGACGTGACCGCGGTCGAGCCCTCGGCCTCGATGCGGGCCCAGCGCCCCGCCGATCTCCCCGCCGCGATCGACGGGACCGCGGAGTCGCTGCCCTTCGACGACGACACGTTCGACGCGAGCATGGCGACGTTCACCGTCCACCAGTGGAGCGATCTGAGCGCCGGGCTCGCCGAGATGCGGCGCGTCACCCGCGGCCCGGTGCTCGTGCTGAGCTGCGATCCCACCGCGCTCGATCGCTTCTGGCTCGCGCGCTACGCGCCCGAGGTGATCGCGACCGAGGCCCGTCGTTATCCCGCGATCGACATGCTGGTGCACCTGCTCGGCGCCTGCGACGTGATCTCGGTGCCGATCCCGCTCGACTGCACCGACGGATTCGGCGAGGCGTTCTACGGGCGCCCCGAGCGCCTTCTCGATCCCGAGGTGCGGCGCGCCCAGTCGGCGTGGAGCTTCGTCGAGCCCGCCGCGATCGAGCGCGCGACGCGCGAGCTCGCGCACGATCTCGAGCACGGCATCTGGGACGCGCGCTACGGCGCGCTGCGCACCGCGCCGACGTTCGACGGCTCGCTGCGGCTCGTCGTCGCGCGATCAGGTCAGCGCGATCAGTGA
- a CDS encoding DEAD/DEAH box helicase, translating to MTSSLSELASQLLACADPALLDAPLDGLRARVDDDDAHDLLRAIHEAGDASSLRDLLDEERLERWVSESATSREEDLLRAQIRRWLGAGPRGADDPARLTRVPPLPRDVDAILVWARQYELLGELSRPAREVLVDDEDVIPRRASLLACAIGRVTSERESLLATHRVQDAARDHLMREAASHAAFAARTALWSRALPEGPLRTLGERLRACVAGTELLALHAVRFLPARPVSVDDESGVARGAIVGAAAPIAVRLRLAGHEQRAIEGECEQCKRGGCIHVRALAARLLDACLDEQDRLHATMRDLVAVPSWRRFLDAVVEPAITSPSSAGERLAFRVRVEGERVLVGVIAQRAQPDGGWTAGRLLSPLEASRSGVCTDRDRRVLDVMTLATRTLRAQLVGADVALLRVLAEHPHVLAEGALRLVERQVEVVLDELPGGVVPKVRLAGAVVAAGERQRDTTLLFHEERASGTLWFTALTAPLRRLLAALATFRGVLPPESYPALAPWVASIEQVARVSAPDVVRGSAREAPRTLSLRVVPSFDEGIDVTIAARALPMAPPWPPGQGPAIVHGLEDAVHVHARRDLAWEREVADRVSEALGLARHMRLEPFSWRIGATQDALEVLSRASRLGGVLEIEWAERGRIPQVSASVRASDLDLQLRKKGSWLTVEGRVRIVVLGAELAVSRVLDAARRGERFVRVSGNDHVEIERDLFERLQRAQLCTIESSGEVRIPSAASPYWDREVGAWTKPADEITGAWMERARSSDAEVELGPAWQVRLREYQREGVAWLIARSAWAPGVCLADDMGLGKTVQAIALLEARASLGPALVIAPTSVVDNWARELARFAPSLRVRTDRDDPSMGPGDVVLTSYDLLLRDEQRFAERSFATQVIDEAQMIKNARTQRARAVASIDAAFRVALSGTPIENQLGDLWSLFSLIAPGLLGTWARFRGRFAVPIQRYGNEERAATLRALIAPFILRRTKREVAKELPSRTEVLHMVELSPAERTLYDGAVQQARRALAKRDRSERTVRVLAEITRLRQLACHPQLVVEDERLESSKLHALVELLRDIVPRGHRVLVFSQFTRHLALVQRALDAAEISTLYLDGATPAGERTRRVDRFQRGEASVFLISLKAGGTGLNLTAADYVVHLDPWWNPAAEDQASDRAHRIGQERPITIVRLVAQGTIEERVLAMHDDKRKLAGAVITEGAPIGALDVDALESLIALT from the coding sequence GTGACCTCGTCGCTCTCCGAGCTCGCGTCGCAGCTGCTCGCCTGCGCCGATCCCGCGCTGCTCGATGCGCCGCTCGACGGATTGCGCGCGCGGGTCGACGACGACGACGCGCACGATCTGCTGCGCGCGATCCACGAAGCGGGCGATGCGAGCTCGCTGCGCGATCTGCTCGACGAGGAGCGGCTCGAGCGATGGGTGTCGGAGAGCGCGACGTCGCGCGAGGAGGATCTGCTGCGCGCGCAGATCCGTCGCTGGCTCGGCGCGGGACCGCGAGGCGCCGACGATCCTGCGCGTCTGACCCGGGTGCCGCCCCTGCCGCGCGACGTCGACGCGATCCTGGTGTGGGCGCGCCAGTACGAGCTGCTCGGCGAGCTGAGCCGCCCGGCGCGCGAGGTGTTGGTCGACGACGAGGACGTGATCCCGCGGCGCGCGTCGCTGCTCGCGTGTGCGATCGGACGGGTGACGAGCGAGCGCGAGAGCCTGCTCGCGACGCACCGGGTGCAGGACGCGGCGCGCGATCACCTGATGCGCGAGGCGGCGTCCCACGCGGCGTTCGCGGCGCGCACCGCGTTGTGGTCGCGGGCCCTGCCCGAGGGCCCGCTGCGCACGCTCGGCGAGCGACTGCGGGCGTGCGTCGCAGGGACCGAGCTGCTCGCGCTGCACGCGGTGCGCTTCCTGCCGGCGCGTCCGGTGAGCGTCGACGACGAGAGCGGGGTCGCGCGGGGCGCGATCGTCGGCGCGGCGGCGCCGATCGCGGTGCGGCTGCGGCTCGCCGGGCACGAGCAGCGCGCGATCGAGGGCGAGTGCGAGCAGTGCAAGCGCGGGGGCTGCATCCACGTGCGCGCGCTCGCGGCGCGCCTGCTCGATGCGTGCCTCGACGAGCAGGATCGACTGCACGCCACGATGCGCGATCTGGTCGCGGTGCCCTCGTGGCGGCGCTTCCTCGACGCGGTGGTGGAGCCTGCGATCACCAGCCCGTCGAGCGCGGGCGAGCGCCTCGCGTTCCGGGTGCGCGTGGAGGGCGAGCGAGTGTTGGTCGGGGTGATCGCGCAGCGCGCCCAGCCCGACGGCGGATGGACCGCGGGACGCCTGCTCTCGCCGCTCGAGGCGTCGCGCAGCGGCGTGTGCACCGATCGTGATCGCCGGGTGCTCGACGTGATGACGCTCGCGACGCGCACGCTCCGCGCGCAGCTGGTGGGCGCCGACGTCGCGCTGCTGCGGGTGCTCGCCGAGCATCCGCACGTGCTCGCAGAAGGCGCGCTGCGGTTGGTCGAGCGGCAGGTCGAGGTGGTGCTCGACGAGCTGCCGGGCGGGGTGGTGCCGAAGGTGCGGCTCGCGGGCGCGGTGGTCGCGGCGGGCGAGCGACAGCGCGACACGACGCTGCTCTTCCACGAGGAGCGCGCGAGCGGCACGTTGTGGTTCACCGCGCTCACCGCGCCGCTGCGGCGGCTGCTCGCCGCGCTCGCGACGTTCCGCGGGGTGCTCCCGCCCGAGAGTTATCCCGCGCTCGCGCCGTGGGTCGCGTCGATCGAGCAGGTCGCGCGCGTCTCGGCGCCCGACGTGGTGCGGGGCAGCGCGCGCGAGGCGCCGCGCACGCTCTCGTTGCGCGTGGTGCCGAGCTTCGACGAGGGCATCGACGTGACGATCGCGGCGCGCGCGCTCCCGATGGCGCCGCCCTGGCCGCCGGGTCAGGGGCCCGCGATCGTGCACGGCCTCGAGGACGCGGTGCACGTGCACGCGCGTCGCGATCTCGCGTGGGAGCGCGAGGTCGCGGATCGGGTGAGCGAGGCGCTCGGGCTCGCGCGCCACATGCGGCTCGAGCCGTTCTCGTGGCGCATCGGGGCGACCCAGGACGCGCTCGAGGTGCTCTCGCGCGCATCGCGCCTCGGCGGCGTGCTCGAGATCGAGTGGGCGGAGCGAGGACGCATCCCCCAGGTGAGCGCGAGCGTGCGGGCGAGCGATCTCGATCTGCAGCTGCGCAAGAAGGGCTCGTGGCTCACGGTCGAAGGGCGGGTGCGCATCGTGGTGCTGGGCGCCGAGCTCGCGGTGTCGCGGGTGCTCGATGCGGCGCGCCGGGGCGAGCGCTTCGTGCGGGTGAGCGGGAACGATCACGTCGAGATCGAGCGCGATCTCTTCGAGCGGCTCCAGCGCGCGCAGCTGTGCACGATCGAGTCGTCGGGCGAGGTGCGGATCCCGAGCGCGGCCTCGCCGTACTGGGATCGCGAGGTCGGCGCGTGGACGAAGCCCGCGGACGAGATCACGGGCGCGTGGATGGAGCGCGCGCGCTCGAGCGACGCGGAGGTGGAGCTCGGTCCCGCGTGGCAGGTGCGGCTGCGCGAATACCAGCGCGAGGGCGTGGCCTGGCTGATCGCGCGCAGCGCGTGGGCGCCCGGGGTGTGCCTCGCCGACGACATGGGGCTCGGCAAGACGGTGCAGGCGATCGCGCTGCTCGAGGCGCGCGCGTCGCTCGGACCGGCGCTGGTGATCGCGCCGACCTCGGTGGTCGACAACTGGGCGCGCGAGCTCGCGCGGTTCGCGCCTTCGCTGCGGGTGAGGACGGATCGCGACGACCCGTCGATGGGCCCCGGCGACGTGGTGCTCACTTCGTACGATCTCCTGCTGCGCGACGAGCAGCGGTTCGCCGAGCGCAGCTTCGCCACCCAGGTGATCGACGAGGCCCAGATGATCAAGAACGCGCGCACCCAGCGGGCGCGCGCGGTCGCGAGCATCGACGCGGCGTTCCGGGTCGCGCTCTCGGGCACGCCGATCGAGAACCAGCTCGGCGATCTGTGGAGCCTGTTCTCGCTGATCGCGCCCGGCCTGCTGGGGACGTGGGCGCGCTTCCGAGGGCGCTTCGCGGTGCCGATCCAGCGATATGGCAACGAAGAGCGCGCGGCGACGCTGCGGGCGCTGATCGCGCCGTTCATCCTGCGGCGCACCAAGCGCGAGGTCGCGAAGGAGCTGCCCTCGCGCACCGAGGTGCTGCACATGGTCGAGCTCTCGCCCGCGGAGCGCACGCTCTACGACGGGGCGGTGCAGCAGGCGCGGCGCGCCCTCGCCAAGCGTGATCGCAGCGAGCGCACGGTGCGGGTGCTCGCGGAGATCACCCGGCTGCGCCAGCTCGCGTGTCATCCCCAGCTCGTCGTGGAGGACGAGCGGCTCGAGTCGTCGAAGCTGCACGCGCTGGTGGAGCTGCTGCGCGACATCGTGCCCCGCGGGCATCGCGTGCTGGTGTTCAGCCAGTTCACGCGGCACCTCGCGCTGGTGCAGCGGGCGCTCGATGCGGCGGAGATCTCGACGCTCTACCTCGACGGCGCGACCCCCGCGGGCGAGCGCACGCGGCGCGTCGATCGGTTCCAGCGCGGCGAGGCGAGCGTCTTCCTGATCTCGCTCAAGGCGGGCGGCACCGGGCTCAACCTCACCGCGGCCGACTACGTCGTGCACCTCGATCCCTGGTGGAACCCCGCCGCCGAAGATCAGGCGAGCGATCGCGCGCACCGCATCGGTCAGGAGCGACCGATCACGATCGTGCGGCTCGTCGCGCAGGGCACGATCGAGGAGCGCGTGCTCGCGATGCACGACGACAAGCGCAAGCTCGCGGGCGCGGTGATCACCGAGGGCGCGCCGATCGGGGCGCTCGACGTGGACGCGCTGGAGTCACTGATCGCGCTGACCTGA
- a CDS encoding quinone oxidoreductase family protein produces the protein MKSRTIRIHTPGGPEVLRLETIDVGEPGPGQARVRHTAIGVNFIDTYHRSGLYPMPLPATIGSEAAGVVEAIGPGVTDVRVGDRVGFASGPVGTYCERRLVPADRLIPLPDAISDEVAAASMLKGMTVEYLVQRTFAVQRGQTVLWHAAAGGVGTIASQWLADLGAIVIGTVGSDEKAEQARANGCAHTIVYTREDFVARTREITGGAGVPVVYDSVGRTTIMRSLDCLAPRGLLVSFGNASGKPDPLDLLVLSAKGSLYVTRPSLNAYVASRAELLASAKALFDRIARGAIGAAPTTTFALEDAAEAHRALESRATTGSVILTVS, from the coding sequence ATGAAGAGCCGCACGATCCGAATCCACACTCCCGGCGGGCCCGAGGTGTTGCGTCTCGAGACGATCGACGTCGGCGAGCCGGGCCCCGGTCAGGCGCGGGTCCGCCACACCGCGATCGGCGTCAATTTCATCGACACCTATCATCGCAGCGGGCTCTACCCGATGCCGCTGCCCGCCACGATCGGGAGCGAGGCAGCGGGCGTCGTCGAGGCGATCGGGCCCGGCGTGACCGACGTGCGCGTCGGCGATCGAGTGGGCTTCGCGTCGGGCCCGGTCGGCACGTACTGCGAGCGTCGCCTGGTGCCCGCCGATCGACTGATCCCGCTGCCCGACGCGATCTCCGACGAGGTCGCGGCGGCCTCGATGCTCAAGGGCATGACCGTCGAGTACCTGGTGCAGCGCACGTTCGCGGTGCAGCGCGGACAGACGGTGCTGTGGCACGCGGCGGCGGGCGGTGTGGGCACCATCGCGTCGCAGTGGCTCGCCGATCTCGGCGCGATCGTGATCGGCACCGTGGGCAGCGACGAGAAGGCGGAGCAGGCGCGCGCGAACGGATGCGCCCACACGATCGTCTACACCCGCGAGGACTTCGTCGCGCGCACCCGCGAGATCACCGGCGGCGCGGGGGTGCCGGTGGTGTACGACTCGGTGGGCCGCACCACGATCATGCGATCGCTCGACTGCCTCGCGCCGCGCGGGCTGCTGGTGTCGTTCGGCAACGCGTCGGGCAAGCCCGATCCCCTCGACCTGCTCGTGCTCAGCGCGAAGGGCTCGCTCTACGTGACGCGGCCCTCGCTCAACGCGTACGTCGCGTCGCGCGCCGAGCTGCTCGCGAGCGCGAAGGCGCTCTTCGATCGCATCGCGCGCGGCGCGATCGGCGCCGCACCGACCACGACGTTCGCGCTGGAGGACGCGGCCGAGGCGCACCGCGCGCTCGAGTCGCGCGCGACCACCGGCAGCGTGATCCTCACGGTGTCGTGA